GCCCGGGAGGACCTGGCCGGGCTGCTGGCCAAGCGACGGTCCGAACGGAGCAACACGATCCGCATCTTCGAGGCGGCGCTGGTCGCGTACACCGCGGTCGGCGCCGCCCGTGATGCCTCACGGGTCGCCAACAAACTCCGCGATTTCGGTGTGCGGCGTGGTGTGAGCCGGACCGTGGAGTGTGCGGGGGAACTGCCGCACGGACTCACCAACACCGAGTTCGCCGTCGCCGAACTCGTCAGCCAGGGGCACACCAACAACGAAGTCGGCCGGCAGTTGTTCATCTCTCGGCACACGGTGGCTTTTCATCTCAAGAAGGTCTACCAGAAGATGAGCCTGACCTCGCGTGTCGAATTGGCGGCCAGCTGGAAGGCAATGCAGTTGCGGCACGGATCGTAAGATTGGGGAATACGATGGTTGAGGGGAACTGGTGAAGAAGCCGACGCCGGACGAGATTGGCCATGGCTACGACGCGTTCGCGGATCTGCTCGACCGGCTCTGGGGCGAGAATCTGCACCACGGTTACTGGAACGACGCGTCCGAGGACGTATCGGTGGACGAAGCCGCCGACCGGCTGACCGACCGGCTGGCCGGTCTGCTGACCATCGAACCGGGTGATCGTCTGCTCGATCTCGGTTGTGGCATCGGCGAGCCGGCGATGAGGCTGGCGGCGGCTCACAAGATCGAGGTCGTCGGCGTGTCGATCAGCCGGCGGCAGGTGGAGCGGGCGAACGACCGCGCGGTGGCCGCCGGGCTGGCCGACCGGTTGTCCTTCCAGTTGGCCGACGCGATGGACCTGCCGTTCCCGGATGGCTCCTTCGACCTCGTGTGGGCGCTGGAGTCGCTGCACCACATGCCGGACCGGGGGCACGTCCTGGCGCAGGCGGCCCGGGTGCTGCGGCCCGGCGGACGGGTGGCGATCGGTGACTTCATGCTGCTGCCGAGCGCCGACGGCTACGAGGCGGGCGCCGCCCGTGTCGCCGAGGCCAGCAAGGGTGTGCTGTCGGTCATCAGTCTCGACGACTACCTCTCCCTCATCCGGGCCGCCGGGCTCGAACCCGGCCCCACCGAGGACGTCAGCCGCTACACCCGGCCCTCCTGGGACAAGGCGGCCGAGCGGTTCGCCGCCCTGCGGGAACAGGCGGTGCCACACATCGGGGCGGAGCAGTTCGATCTCACGCTCTCCCGGTTCCACGCCTTCAGCGCGGAGCCGTCGCTGGGGTACGCCCTCCTCACCGCCCGCAAACCCGCCTGACGGCCCGACCGGCTGGTGGTGCGTGACGCCGGTCGCGGACCGGCGGGTGGCGACCAGCCCGCACGCCAGGTGAACACCGCATTGACCAGGTAGTAGGGAAAGCGTGGCGCTTTCCTCCGGAATCGACATCGCGCAGGTGGGAGCATGCAACTTACCGAAGAAGCAACATTACGCAGCCTGTTCGGCAGGATGGTGGGCGACGAGAAGCACGGATGGGCGGCGGCATCGACGCTGCACACCATCTGGGTCCTCTACGACCGGGTGCTCAACGTCTCGCCCGAGAACATCGACGACCCGGACCGGGACCGGTTCTTCCTCTCCAAGGGCCACGGGCCGATGGCCCTCTACGCGATGCTCGCCGCGAAGGGTTTCATCGCCCCGGAAGCCCTGGACACCTGGGCGCAGCTCGGTTCACCGCTCGGCCTGCACCCGGACCGGACCCTGGTACCCGGCGTGGAGATCAGCAGCGGCTCACTCGGGCACGGGCTTCCGCTGGCCGTGGGCACCGCCCTCGCGCTGCGCGCCGAGGGGCGGCGGGCCCGCGTGGTGGTGCTGATGGGCGACGGCGAGTTCGACGAGGGCAGCAACCACGAGGCGATCGCGATCGCGAGCCGCCTCGGGCTGGACCGCATCACCGCCATCGTGATCGACAACCGTTCGGCGAGCCTCGGCTGGCCGGACGGCATCGCCCGGCGCTTCGAGGTGGAGGGCTGGCGGGCGGCCACCGTGGACGGACGCGACAACGACGAGTTGTACCGGGCGCTGACCCAGGAACCCGACGGACGGCCGCAGGCCGTGGTCGCGGAGATCCGCCCGAACCGGGAAGGGAGCGCGGCATGACCATCCAGGTGGACCGGAAGTTGATGCGGTCCGTCTTCGTCGACACCGTGATCGAGTCACTGGCGACCGATCCCAAGCTGGTCCTGCTGACCGCGGACATCTCGTCCTGGTCGTTCGACGAGGCCCGGGTCACCTATCCCGACCGCGTGATCAACGTGGGCATCCGCGAGCAGGCGATGATCGGGATGGCCGGCGGCCTGGCGCTCAACGGCTTCCGGCCGGTGGCGCACACCTACACGCCGTTCCTCGTGGAGCGTCCGTTCGAGCAGATCAAGCTCGACCTCGGGCACCAGGACGTCGGTGCGGTGCTGGTCAGCATCGGCGGCTCCTACGACGACCTGCCGCGCGGCCGGACCCACCAGGCCCCGGGCGACGTCGCGCTGTTCGACACGTTGCCCGGCTGGACCGTGCACGTGCCGGGGC
Above is a window of Micromonospora rifamycinica DNA encoding:
- a CDS encoding methyltransferase domain-containing protein, with the protein product MKKPTPDEIGHGYDAFADLLDRLWGENLHHGYWNDASEDVSVDEAADRLTDRLAGLLTIEPGDRLLDLGCGIGEPAMRLAAAHKIEVVGVSISRRQVERANDRAVAAGLADRLSFQLADAMDLPFPDGSFDLVWALESLHHMPDRGHVLAQAARVLRPGGRVAIGDFMLLPSADGYEAGAARVAEASKGVLSVISLDDYLSLIRAAGLEPGPTEDVSRYTRPSWDKAAERFAALREQAVPHIGAEQFDLTLSRFHAFSAEPSLGYALLTARKPA
- a CDS encoding thiamine pyrophosphate-dependent enzyme: MQLTEEATLRSLFGRMVGDEKHGWAAASTLHTIWVLYDRVLNVSPENIDDPDRDRFFLSKGHGPMALYAMLAAKGFIAPEALDTWAQLGSPLGLHPDRTLVPGVEISSGSLGHGLPLAVGTALALRAEGRRARVVVLMGDGEFDEGSNHEAIAIASRLGLDRITAIVIDNRSASLGWPDGIARRFEVEGWRAATVDGRDNDELYRALTQEPDGRPQAVVAEIRPNREGSAA